Genomic window (Verrucomicrobiaceae bacterium):
GCACTCAAGACCGAGGGTGGTGAGAGAGGGCGCTATCTCGATGGTATCGACCCGCATGCGCAGGAGTGATGCGGTATCTGCGGGTAGCGGTGTGCGGCCTGCAAACTGCTCCTCCGTGATCTGCATGCGATCGAGCTCGAACTGGCCCGAGAGGGCGACGGCACCGAGGTAGCCCGCCTGGGAGTGTCTGAGCGTGGCGTATTCCTGCCAGAAGAAAACAGCCGCATTCACAACGACCGCGACCACCACGGAGCTGAGTCCTAGGAGGGTGTGGCGATTGATGAACAGGGCAAAAGATTTCATGCAGGCGGTGCAGAGATGTCAGGCGATGTGTGGAGGCAGGTGCTGCGGCGATCAGCCCCATTGTGTGATCGGGGCAGAGGCGAACGCGGGTGCGGCGACACTGCGGGGAGCTGCCTCACCGTTGATGGCGCGACGCACGGTGATGGCGAGGGTTTCGATATGGAAAGGCTTGGAGAGGATGTCGTAGAAGCCGATGGCCTGGCAGAGCTCGCGGGCGTCTTCTTGGAAGTAGCCACTGCAGGCGATGACGGGTAGGTCCGTGTTTACGGCGCGGATCATTTCGAGCACATCGAAGCCAGAGGCACCGCCAGGCATGGTGAGGTCGAGCAAGGCGGCGGCGTAGCTTTTGCCGATGCTGTGTGCATGGCGGATGAGGTCGAGTGCCTGCTCACCAGAGGTGGCGCAGATGACGCTAAAGCCCTGGGAGGAGAGGATCGCTTTGCCGACGGCGAGGACATGGGGCTCGTCATCGATCAGCAGGAGGCTGTTCGGGCTTAGTGTAGGCTCACGAGTGATGGTGACGGTGGGGAGTTCCATAAATGAGGATGGGTTGAGAGGGCTTATTTGAACTTGGAAATCACATGGCGGTGTAGCTGAGGCACTTGATCTCATCGAGTGAGGTATGCCCGGCGAGGACCTGGACGAGGCCCTCTTGGTAAAGGGAGCGGAAGCCGGTCTTGAAGGCGGCAGCACGCATGGCGGACATGGGAGCAGCTTCTTCGATGAGGTCGCGTAGCTCGGTGCTGACTTCACAGATCTCCATGAGGGCGACACGGCCTGAGTAGCCGGTGTTATGACACTCATCGCAGCCACGGGCCTGAAAGATGGGTGTGGTGACGGGTGCGGTGATGACTTGTTGCTTGGCGAGGAGCTCCTGTACCTCTTGCGGCACGGGGATGGGCTGTTTGCAATAGGTGCAGAGCCTGCGGGCGAGTCGCTGGGCCTGGGAGAGGGCGATGGAGTCGGAGAGGAGGTATTTTTCCACGCCCATGCTCAGCAGTCGGGTGATGGCGCGGAGGGAATCGTTCGCGTGGAGAGTGGTGAGCACCAGATGGCCGGTGAGGGCGGCATTCACAGCGGCACCCGCAGTTTCGGCATCGCGTGATTCACCGATGAGGATGATGTCTGGGTCAGCACGGAGGAGGGAGCGGAGGCCGTTGGCGAAATCGAGCCCGCGGGAGTTGTTCGTCTGCGTCTGATTGATGCCTTCGATCTCGTACTCGATGGGGTCCTCGATGGTCTGGATGTTGACGCCTTCGTCATTGACGCTGTTGAGCAGGGCATAAAGCGTGGTCGTTTTACCCGATCCAGTAGGGCCAGTGACGAGGACGAGGCCCTGATCCCGCTGCATGGTGCGGGTCAGGATGTCGATCTGCCGCTGGCCGAGGTTGAAGTCGCTGAGGCGCTTCACGCCATCCTGCTTGTCGAGGAAGCGCATGATGACCTTCTGGAACTCGCGGCGAGTGGGCACCGCAGCGATACGGACATCCACGCGGCGCTTGCCGATCGAGAGTGCGAGGCGGCCATCTTGGCACTCTGCGCGGGTCTGGCTCATGCCGGCCCAGTTTTTGATCAGGGCGACGAAGCGATTGAGCTGGCTCTCATGCGCGGTGAGGATGGTCTTCATGCAGCCGTCCATGCGGGCACGGAATCGGGTGAAGCTGTAAAATTTCTCCAGATGCAAGTCGGAGGCACGGCAGCGGATGGCTGTGTAGAGTGCCCACTTCACCAAATCCTCCGGCGCGACGCCCTGTGCCTGGGGATTGATGGCGTTCATGTCATCGGGGTAGATCTCGACGACATTGGCATCATCCACGACGCTGAGCGTGACGCTCTCCATGTCAGCGACGCCACTTTTATCGAAGGTGGCCCCGGCACGGTTGATGGCATCACGGATGGTGGCCAGATCGGCCAGGACGGGCACGATTTTGACGACGGGATGGCCCATGGAGACCCACTCATCCTCGAAGCGATAGCAATCACCCGAGTCACTGAGCATGAAGACGACATTCTTGCCGATGTAGATGGGATAGACGCAGTGACGCTCCAGCAAGGGCAGGGGGAAATGATTTTGGCGCTGGGCCTCCGCAGCACTGAAGACCATCTGCTTGCCACCACTGACGAGGTGCTGCAATGCGATGCCCAAATTACGCTGCATCACATTGAAATGCGTGATGGCGAGTTTGTCTGCCTTGCCCTTCTGCGCTTCGTAAAAGCCGTTGAGCTTGGTGATCTCAGAAGGTTCGTAGGGATAATGTGCTAGTAGCCATTGATAGGTGCCTTCGAGCCCCAGCTCTTTGAAATTGGCCGGCTGGAGAGACTCGATCGTGTTGCTCTGATTGATCGGCATCTGGCCAAAGCGCTGCACCAGCTCTTTGCGTGTGTTTTGATACTGCTCGGCGGTGATGAGTACCTTGATGACCAGGAATGGCGGCACGCCCCAGAGATCTCCGGCCCTGGGATTATGATGGGCCATGACGAGTAGTGGCCCCAGAGTCGTGATCGGTAGCCACGGATCGGCCACATACGGCACGCGGCCGAGCTTGCGCACCATTCGCTCCGCTTCGGGGGAGCAGCTCTCACGCAGCAGCGTGAGAGGGATCATGTTATGTTGGAGTGCGAGTCCTTCGATGGAAAGGATCGCGGCGGGTCGATTGTCGATATTTGGCGCAGACGGACTACTCGCTTCTCCAAAGGATTTGGAGGCGGATTGTGCCGTATTGGGAATGTTGAGAAGGGCGGGCATGGGGTGCGCGGTCTGGAGTCTGGCGGCCTGTGATTGCGGTCATCTGCCGGACATCCGATAGGATTCTGGATAGGTGTAAGGAGTCGTGAAGTCCGATCCGTCGAAGTTCATCAGCAGCCCGATACCGGTGCTGCCATTGCGGATCAGTTCATACATGCGTCCGGTCCAGCGGATGCGGTAAGTATCCGTCTCAGCTGTGGCCACGGGGCGATAGCGTGGATCGTAATAAGGGGCCGCAGGCATGGAGCGCTGACGTGCCGGATTTTCAGGCTCGGGGTTCTCGTATTGCAGCATCTGCAAGACCGCTGTCTCGTCCACCGCGCTACCATTCATACGTGGGAAGGTCTGCTCGAAGTTTTCTTCTGCAAAACGGTACACCGATTGGTTGAGTGCCTCCACTCGCTCCTGAGCCAGCACGGCCTTGGAGCTTTCCAGCAGATTTCCATAACCAGACACGGCCAGCCCACTCAAGACGCCGAGGATGGAGATAACGATGACCAGCTCCGACATTGAAAAACCACTGCGTCCGCGCAAAGGGCGGGCGGAGCAGATTTCGGAAGTTGAGCGGGCGAAAAAGCGCATGTGGAGAGGCTCTTCAGTAGGAGATGCTTTCGTTCGACGTGGAATTCACCAGCGGCACCTTGGAGAGATTCAGCAGGCTGTTGTCCGACAGGTTCGTGCTGAAGCCTTCTGGCATGTAATTGATGAAAAGAGCCTCTGCGAAGGAGAGGTAGGGGCGCAGCAGGTCATAGCGCTGCTGGTCATTTTTCGCCTGCCACACCGCATTGGCCTGGGTGCGGCCATACATCTGGATGAAGCTGGCTTTCGCCATGTTCAGCCCTTCACACTTCGAGATGGCGTTCTTGCGGATGCTTTCTGAGTGCATGCGCGTGACCGATGGGATGGCCATGAAAGCCACGATGCCGATGATCGACACGCAGGCCATCATCTCCACCAGGGAGAAGGCGCGGCGCAGACTCTGTGTGCTCCACACAGCGGGCCATATTGTTAGTCGGGTAGGGGTATTCATAGTCGTTGTGCAGTTGCCGCTACTTTAGGGTCTTTTGAAAATGACTGTCGGCTCCCCGCCGGTCTCCCAATCTGGGAGTTCCAGCCACTCGCCCAAGTTATCGAGTGCGGCGCTACGTAGCTTCTGGGTCTGGCCAGTGGAGTACTCTAAAATGTGATCCACCGTCGTTTGATCGAGATAGCCTGGGCTCGCTGGCGTCGAGCCAGATGCAGGCCGCGGGATCAGTAGGTTAAAGCGGTGCATCGTCTCTAGGCCGCTATCATTGTACTCGGCCCGCACGGCCTCCAGACTCCGCAGCCGCCCCGTGGTGGAATTGGTGGTCTGGTCGATGACATACTGCGTCAGAGCAGACTGGATGCTGACCTGGAGATTCCTAGCCACGGCACGGTTCGCATCTGAGGCGACGCGACTGATGGAGGCCACTACGATCGAGGACATGATGCCGATGATGGCGATGGTGAAAATGGCCTCTACAAAGCTAAAACCACCAGGGAGCGATGACCTCGCCTTTTGAGCCAAGGGGGAACCACTCGGGCCAATGGACCCTCTCCGCAGTCGGGAGAGGCGATTGGGCGCAAAATTCGAGAGTAACTTCATGGCGTAATGTGGGCTATAAAATATTAATTACCATAAATATAACATCTCACAGGTTCTTTCAAGAGTTAAAAAGCACGTATTCTATATATATGAGGATTAAATGGTAAAATTTATAAAATATTCGGTTTCTCGACTGAACGCCGGAAATCGTCCTTCCCAAAAACGGCGGACTGTGGGAGCCTCGGGGCCTTTTTGTCTCCCCAGCCGTCCATTCTGTCTCCCGCAGACTATTCGGGCTTTTTGCCACTTTTACCCCACTCAGGGCCATGCGCCGCGTAGCTCCCTCCCCCATCCTTTTTTCGCTCATTTTGAGTCTTTTGAGCCTTCTGAGTGCTTTTTTGCTCTTCCAGGTCCAGCCGCTGATCAGCAAATACATCCTGCCCTGGTTTGGCGGCAGTCCAGGGGTGTGGACGACGTGCATGCTCTTCTTCCAGATCACGCTCTTTTTGGGCTACACCTATGCCCATATCCTGGGGCGGCTGCCGGGCCGCAGGCAGGCCATCATTCACCTCACGATGTTGGCATTCGCAGCGGCACTGTTGCCGATCATCCCGACAGATGCCTGGAAGCCTGCCGCAGACGGTGCAGAGCCGAGCTGGCGAATCCTTACTCTACTGCTGGTGTGTGTGGGGCTGCCGTATTTCATGCTCTCTAGTACCAGTCCGCTGGTGCAGGTGTGGTTCACGCGTGGCATGCCGGGTAGCAGCCCTTGGCGGCTCTATGCGCTGTCGAATATCGGCTCCCTAGTGGCGCTGTTGAGCTTTCCTTTCTTTTTTGAGCCGCGTTGGGATGTGGAGACTTTGGCAAAGGCGTGGTCCTGGGCTTTTGGGGGGTATGCCGTGCTCACTTTGGCAGCACTGTGGCTAGACCGCTGCCGCACGGATGCTGCGGAAAATTCTGCGCAGGAAAAAGTACCCGTTTTGGATGAGCCCCCTTCATTGTGGCGGCGGATGATGTGGGTTTTTCTGCCTGCATTGGCCAGTGCGGTGCTGCTGGGGGCTACCAGCCATGTTTCCCGCGATGTGGCGGTGATCCCCTTTATGTGGGTGGTGCCGCTGAGTCTGTACCTGGTGACTTTCATCATCTGCTTTGAGCGGGAGGCCTGGTATGCGAGGGTGCCGCTGCTGTGGGCTCTACCTGCGCTGCCCATCCTCTTTCTCACCTGCACGATGGAGAATCTGCAAAAGGAGTCGAACGGCTGGGACAAGGTCACTACCTGGCTCTCAGCGAACGAATCCTGGCTCCAGCCTGTGCTGGGAGAGGATTTGGAGAATTTTGAGCTCGATCCGAATTACGCCTTCGAGCTGGGCTGGGCCTTTGCGGCGATGTTCCTCGCCTGCATGATCTGTCATGGCGAGCTGGCTCGGCTGAAGCCCAGCCCGAGCCGTCTCACGAGCTTTTACCTCCACATGTCTGCTGGGGGAGCTCTCGGGGGGCTTTTTGTCAGCCTAGCGGCCCCGAAACTCTTTGTGACGCATGCGGAGTGGCCCGGTGGGCTGATGGTGGCCTTCTTTGTGGCCTGCGTGGTGCTGCTGCGTGGTTTTTGGTGCGGTCTGGAGCGGCGTCTGCCCCGGAATCTTCTGTTTGCCATCATGGGCCTAGTCATGGCGGCAGGCCTGCTGTGGATGGGCCGCCTCGGCTTCAAAGACACGGAGAATCGCCTGGAGCTGGTGCGTAACTTTTATGGGACGCTGATGGTTTCTGAGTGGAATGCGGGGGAGGAGGGGCATTCGCGTGAGTTGAGCAATGGTGGCATCGTCCACGGTCAGCAAAATCTGGATGCGACCTCCCGGCGTGTGCCCACGAGCTATTATGGGCATGAGACGGGTATCGGCTTGGCTCTCGATAGCTTAAAGCTCAAGCCGGATGCCCGCGTGGGCGTCGTCGGCATGGGGGCGGGCACGGTGGCCTGCTACGCGGAGAGCGGCCAGACGTACCGCTTTTACGACATCAATCCCGATGTGCCACGCCTCGCGCAGAAGCACTTCTCCTACCTCCCAGACCTCCAGGCACGCGGGGCGAAGCTGGAGATCGTCGTCAGTGATGCACGTCTAGCCCTGGAAAATGAGCCCTCGCAGCAGTTTGATGTGCTGCTGCTGGATGCCTTCACTGGCGACTCCGTGCCCGCACACCTGCTCACCCGTGAGGCTTTCGCCATCTACCAGCGCCACATGAAGCCCGATGGCATCATCGCCGTCCACATCACCAACAGCTACCTCCGCCTCGCGCCACTCATGGAGAATACCGCCGCCGATGTCGGCTACAAGACCCTGCGCATCACCACGGAGACCGATCACCTCGATCAGGAGACGACCGACTACATCCTCTTTACCAACAACGCGGCCTTTCTCTCCGCGCATGCCCCCCAGCCGCCCTCGGATGACGAATTGGAAAAGGAGGCCCTCATCCACCCCCGAGTCTGGACAGACCGCCATCACGACCTTTTCCAGATTCTCATGCTCGATCTGGAATGACCCTATGGGGGTAGCTAGAGGCCCTGTTTTGTCATTTTCACGCATCTCGTAACAATCGGAGATTGAGAAAACTCCCAATTGCAGCCATCATCCCGGCCCGTCTGCTCCCGGAGACAGTCGGAAACAGCCACTCAAACCCTGCCACTCAGCCCGTTTTACACATGAGCCTGCCCGACATCGCTGGACATGAACTCCAAGACCTCGTGGGCAGTGGCCGCTGCGGAGCCGTTTACCGCGCCATCGCTGGTGGCAAAGCCTGTGCGGTCAAAGTCTTCAGCAGCATGGCCATCAACCGCAAGGCCCTCTCCACCACCCTGCGGTCCCTCCAGCAAATCCCACGCCACCGTGGCATCCTCAGCGTGGAGAGCTTTAATTTCGACAAAAGCCCCTACTACAGTGTCATGCCCCTCGTCGGCGTCATGACCAAGGACAGCGATGGCCGCCGCCTCTGGCAGACGCCCACCCTGGAGGCCTCCTGCACCGGCCTACCTGCGGATCAGGCCTGGCGTTACATCTACGAGACCTCAGATGCCCTCTCCTGGCTGCATAAGCACGGCCTCCCCCACGGCAATCTGCGTCCCGCCAATGTCCTCCTCGAAGACGATGCCGAGTCCTCCATCCGCATCGCAGATGCGGCCCAGGGCTGGATCGGTGGCATCCACCACCTCGACATCCACGACCACTTCGTCCACCTCTGCCCCGATCAAATCGAGAACCCCGACGGTGTCTTTGCCGGCTACGGAGCCTCCTGGGATGTCTATTCCTTCGGCGTCCTCGCCTACCGGCTCCTCACAGGCACCCTCCCCCGTGGGCAAAAAGCCTGGGACGACCAGCTCGCCCGTGCCAATCAGGCCGCCAGCACCGGCCATCCCTACCAGATCAGCGGTGCCGCAGTCATCGCCGCCATCCGCGCCCAGCCGAAGATCACCTGGCCGCACCCCGCCCAGTCCAAATGGGAAGACCGCCGCCGCAACATCATCGAGCGCTGCCTTGACCTCAATCCTGCCGAGCGCTGGACCGACGCACGCGAGATCGTCCGCGAGTTCGAGGTGCTCGAAAGCGATTACCTCCTCGAAGAATCCCGCGAGCAGACCACCGCCGAGCGTGTCCGCCAGGTCAAAAAAGTCCGCAGCCTCCAGGCCGCTGCCGCCATCCTCCTCGGCGGGCTCGCACTCACCATCCTCTACGGATTCATGACCCTGCGCCGTGCTCAGAACGCAGAGATGACCATCAACACCCTGCACAGCAGCCACAAAACAGAAACCGACGGCCTCCACACCCAGATCACCACCCTCACCGGCGAGCGTGATCAGGCCCGCACCGCCAAGCTCACCGCCGACACCAATCTCCAGCACTCCCAGAGCGCCGTCGATCAATTCCTCACCCAGCTCCTCCAGACACCTTCGGGCAACCACCTCGAAGCAGAATTCTCCCGCGAGCGGCTCCAAGACGCCCTCAGCTTCTGCACCCGTGGCCTCCCCGCATTGGAAAACGACCCCAGCCTCGGCGTCGAGCGACTCCGCGCCTACGGCAACATCGGCCAGATCCACCTCCGCCTCCACGACACCGCCCAGGCCATCACCTTCCTCACCAAAGCACGCGATCAGGCGGACTCACTCATCAAAGAAGGCAAAAACTCTGCCCAGACACCCCTCTACCAGCAGTGGCTCGGGCGTTACAGCCTCCTCCTCTCCGACATCCGCACTCGTGAAGGTCGCCATGCAGACTCCCTCTCCCTCCTGCGTGATGCCACCGCCAACCTCGACAGTGGACTCGCCGCCGATCCGAAAAATCGCCTCGCCCGCGACGAATCCGCCCGCGCTTGGCTCGAATACGGCCTCCGCTGTCAGCGCAATGGCGACTCCGCCGATGCAGAGACCGCCCTCTCTCGCATCCCCGTCATCCTGGACCCACAGCTCCTCGGTGGAGATCTCCTCGGCGATGAAAAATTCATCCTCGCCCGTGCTCGCTACGGCAAAGGCATCAGCCAACGCGACTCCGGTAAAATCCCAGAAGCCCTCGACACTCTCATCGAAAGCGTCAAAGAAATGGGCCAGCTCGTCCTCGGCAGCAGTCCACGCAATCAGGACCAAGCTCTCCTCCTTGCCGAAGGCTACACCGAGCTCGCCGACCTCATCGCACGCCACTTCAGTGCCGCAGATGCCAAAGAAGCCCACAACCAAGCTGTACCCATCCTCCTAGAGCTCAATCGCCTTCTCCCCGAGTGGGCAGATGTGAAATACCTCCTCGCTCGCAACTACGGAGCCCTCGCCTCCCTCTCCCGCGATGCCGGGCAGCCCGGCGAGGCCAGCAAAAAGAAGCAAGACGCCATCGAGCTCGTGAACGAAATCCTCGCCGACGACAAAAACAACGTCCGCTACCAATTCCTCCTCGCCAAGCTCCTCGGTGAATACAGCGAGATCGTCTCCGACCTCGGCCGTGCCGCCACCGCACTCCCCTACGTCCAAAAAGCCATCGCCTCCATCGAGGGCCTCATCGCCGCCCAGCCAGTAGGTGGCACCAAGCTCTCCCCCGAGCGCAAAATGTGGGAAAGCCAGCTCGCCCAGCTCTATGGCACCCTCGGACACACCAGTGAGGCTGCCGGCAAAAAAACAGAGGCCAAAGAAGCCTTCCAAAAAGCCCTCGTCATCTGGGAGCGGCTCGCACCCGCCTCACCTGGAGATGAAGTCGTCCAAACCGCCCTCACCTGGAGCAAAGAACGCCTCTCCAAGCTCCGCTGATCGCAGCGTGACTACGGGCCAGCAGCCTTACTCCTCGTCGTCGGCCTTTCCGTGGCAGAAAATCAGAAATCTAGAATCAAAAATGCAGCATGATCGCCTGGTTCGCCCGTAACTCCGTCGCCGCAAATCTCCTCATGTTCGCCGTCATGGGGCTCGGCATCTGGACACTGGCCACCGACCGCATCCCGCTGGAGGTATTCCCAGACACGCCATCGAAATTCCTCTCCGTCAATGTCCCCTATCCTGGAGGCACCCCGGAGGAGGTCGAGGAAATGATCGTCCTCCGCATCGAAGAGGCCATCACCCAGGTGCCCGGCATCAAGCGCATCTTTTCCACCTCATCCTCCAGCGGTGGCACGGTGAATATCGAGATGGAGGACGCCTCCCTCGCACGCCAGATCATCGACGACGTCAAAATCCGCGTCGATGCCATCCCGAACTTCCCCGCACTCGCCGAGCGGCCCAGCATCCAGCATGACGACTTCATGAGCAGCGTCATCAGCATCGTCCTCAGTGCCGATATGGCCGAGCGCGACCTCCGCCGCCTCGGGGAGCAAGTACGCGATGAAATCGCCGCCCTGCCAGAGATCACTCACTCCACCCTCAGCGGTGTGCGGCAGTATGAAATCAGCATCGAGATCCCAGAGGCCACCCTGCGGAAATACGGCCTCACCTTGGAAAAAATCAGCACCGCCATCCGCAGCAGCGCCATCGACCTCCCCGCAGGTGTCGTGCAGACAGAGGCCGGTGACGTCTCCATCCGCACACGCGGCCGTGCCTACACTGGCAACGACTACGCACGCATCGTCATCCTCACCCGTGCAGATGGCACCCGCGTCACCCTCGGTGAGCTAGCTACCATCAACGACGGCTTCAACGAAAACCCACTCATCGCCCGGCTCGATGGGCGCCGCTGCGTCATGGTCAATGTCATGCGTGAAGGTGGCCAAAACGCCATCCACATCGCCGAAGCCGTCAAAAAATACATCTCAGAGGCCTCCCAGCGCTACCCACAGGGCGTAAAGCTCGAGTTCTGGAACGATCGCTCCAAAATCGTCAAAGGCCGCATCACCCTGCTGCTCCAAAATGCTCGCAGCAGCCTCATTCTCGTCTTCATCTGCGTCGGCCTCTTCTTGCGGCTCGATGCCGTCTTCTGGGTCGCCCTCGGCATGGTCATGAGCTTCCTCGGAGCCTTCACCCTCATGCCCTACTTCGGGCAATCCATCAATCTCAGCAGCGTCTTCGGCTTCATCCTCGTCCTCGGCATCGTCGTCGATGATGCCATCGTCACCTCTGAGCAGGTCGATACCATGCGCCAGCAGGGCCTAGAGCCGCTCGAGGCCGCAATCGAGGGCACTCGCCGCCTCGCAGCTCCCATCACCTTTGGCGTCCTCACCACCATCGTCGCCTTCCTCCCCATGCTCATCGGCATTGGTGACTTTGGGAGTTACCTCTCCCCCATCGCCATCGTCTTCGTCAGCGTCATGCTTTTGGCCCTCATGGAGACCAAACTGATTCTCCCCAGCCATCTCGCTCACCGCACACCCATCCTCAGCCGCATCGCAGACGTTTTAGAGCCCCTGCACCAGCTTTCCGAGCGTACACTGAAAAAAGCCGTCGATATCGCCTACCGGCCCACGCTGCGTTTTTGCCTCAAATTCCGTTACAGCGTGCTCGCGGCCTTTTTTGGCGGTTTGGCCGTCTTATTCGCCATTTTTTGGAGTGGGCGCATCGCCACCACACTCTTCCCCCGCGTCGCTAGCGAGCGCATCACCTGCAACCTCGTCATGCTCGATGGCACACCCTTTGAAGCCACCGATGCCCACATCAGCCGCATCTACGCCATCGCCGAGCAGATGCGCAAAGACTACGTCGGCACAGATGGCCGCCCCGTCATCCGTGGCATCATCTCCAGCACCGGCGCCAGCATGGGCAGCCGTGGGGGCAGCAGCAGCGGTGGAGGTGGCGGTGGCTCCCACGTCGGTGAGGTCACTATCGAGACCTACGGCCCAGAGGAGCGCAGCCTCCAAGTCAGCACCATCGCCATGTCCGATGACTGGCGCAAACGCATCACCGACTACTACGGCGGCCCCATCGTCGGTGCTGAGGAGATGAACTTCCGCGCAGAAATCATGCGC
Coding sequences:
- a CDS encoding response regulator, which produces MELPTVTITREPTLSPNSLLLIDDEPHVLAVGKAILSSQGFSVICATSGEQALDLIRHAHSIGKSYAAALLDLTMPGGASGFDVLEMIRAVNTDLPVIACSGYFQEDARELCQAIGFYDILSKPFHIETLAITVRRAINGEAAPRSVAAPAFASAPITQWG
- a CDS encoding type II/IV secretion system protein, which translates into the protein MPALLNIPNTAQSASKSFGEASSPSAPNIDNRPAAILSIEGLALQHNMIPLTLLRESCSPEAERMVRKLGRVPYVADPWLPITTLGPLLVMAHHNPRAGDLWGVPPFLVIKVLITAEQYQNTRKELVQRFGQMPINQSNTIESLQPANFKELGLEGTYQWLLAHYPYEPSEITKLNGFYEAQKGKADKLAITHFNVMQRNLGIALQHLVSGGKQMVFSAAEAQRQNHFPLPLLERHCVYPIYIGKNVVFMLSDSGDCYRFEDEWVSMGHPVVKIVPVLADLATIRDAINRAGATFDKSGVADMESVTLSVVDDANVVEIYPDDMNAINPQAQGVAPEDLVKWALYTAIRCRASDLHLEKFYSFTRFRARMDGCMKTILTAHESQLNRFVALIKNWAGMSQTRAECQDGRLALSIGKRRVDVRIAAVPTRREFQKVIMRFLDKQDGVKRLSDFNLGQRQIDILTRTMQRDQGLVLVTGPTGSGKTTTLYALLNSVNDEGVNIQTIEDPIEYEIEGINQTQTNNSRGLDFANGLRSLLRADPDIILIGESRDAETAGAAVNAALTGHLVLTTLHANDSLRAITRLLSMGVEKYLLSDSIALSQAQRLARRLCTYCKQPIPVPQEVQELLAKQQVITAPVTTPIFQARGCDECHNTGYSGRVALMEICEVSTELRDLIEEAAPMSAMRAAAFKTGFRSLYQEGLVQVLAGHTSLDEIKCLSYTAM
- a CDS encoding type II secretion system protein, with amino-acid sequence MRFFARSTSEICSARPLRGRSGFSMSELVIVISILGVLSGLAVSGYGNLLESSKAVLAQERVEALNQSVYRFAEENFEQTFPRMNGSAVDETAVLQMLQYENPEPENPARQRSMPAAPYYDPRYRPVATAETDTYRIRWTGRMYELIRNGSTGIGLLMNFDGSDFTTPYTYPESYRMSGR
- a CDS encoding prepilin-type N-terminal cleavage/methylation domain-containing protein: MNTPTRLTIWPAVWSTQSLRRAFSLVEMMACVSIIGIVAFMAIPSVTRMHSESIRKNAISKCEGLNMAKASFIQMYGRTQANAVWQAKNDQQRYDLLRPYLSFAEALFINYMPEGFSTNLSDNSLLNLSKVPLVNSTSNESISY
- a CDS encoding fused MFS/spermidine synthase, with translation MRRVAPSPILFSLILSLLSLLSAFLLFQVQPLISKYILPWFGGSPGVWTTCMLFFQITLFLGYTYAHILGRLPGRRQAIIHLTMLAFAAALLPIIPTDAWKPAADGAEPSWRILTLLLVCVGLPYFMLSSTSPLVQVWFTRGMPGSSPWRLYALSNIGSLVALLSFPFFFEPRWDVETLAKAWSWAFGGYAVLTLAALWLDRCRTDAAENSAQEKVPVLDEPPSLWRRMMWVFLPALASAVLLGATSHVSRDVAVIPFMWVVPLSLYLVTFIICFEREAWYARVPLLWALPALPILFLTCTMENLQKESNGWDKVTTWLSANESWLQPVLGEDLENFELDPNYAFELGWAFAAMFLACMICHGELARLKPSPSRLTSFYLHMSAGGALGGLFVSLAAPKLFVTHAEWPGGLMVAFFVACVVLLRGFWCGLERRLPRNLLFAIMGLVMAAGLLWMGRLGFKDTENRLELVRNFYGTLMVSEWNAGEEGHSRELSNGGIVHGQQNLDATSRRVPTSYYGHETGIGLALDSLKLKPDARVGVVGMGAGTVACYAESGQTYRFYDINPDVPRLAQKHFSYLPDLQARGAKLEIVVSDARLALENEPSQQFDVLLLDAFTGDSVPAHLLTREAFAIYQRHMKPDGIIAVHITNSYLRLAPLMENTAADVGYKTLRITTETDHLDQETTDYILFTNNAAFLSAHAPQPPSDDELEKEALIHPRVWTDRHHDLFQILMLDLE
- a CDS encoding protein kinase, with amino-acid sequence MSLPDIAGHELQDLVGSGRCGAVYRAIAGGKACAVKVFSSMAINRKALSTTLRSLQQIPRHRGILSVESFNFDKSPYYSVMPLVGVMTKDSDGRRLWQTPTLEASCTGLPADQAWRYIYETSDALSWLHKHGLPHGNLRPANVLLEDDAESSIRIADAAQGWIGGIHHLDIHDHFVHLCPDQIENPDGVFAGYGASWDVYSFGVLAYRLLTGTLPRGQKAWDDQLARANQAASTGHPYQISGAAVIAAIRAQPKITWPHPAQSKWEDRRRNIIERCLDLNPAERWTDAREIVREFEVLESDYLLEESREQTTAERVRQVKKVRSLQAAAAILLGGLALTILYGFMTLRRAQNAEMTINTLHSSHKTETDGLHTQITTLTGERDQARTAKLTADTNLQHSQSAVDQFLTQLLQTPSGNHLEAEFSRERLQDALSFCTRGLPALENDPSLGVERLRAYGNIGQIHLRLHDTAQAITFLTKARDQADSLIKEGKNSAQTPLYQQWLGRYSLLLSDIRTREGRHADSLSLLRDATANLDSGLAADPKNRLARDESARAWLEYGLRCQRNGDSADAETALSRIPVILDPQLLGGDLLGDEKFILARARYGKGISQRDSGKIPEALDTLIESVKEMGQLVLGSSPRNQDQALLLAEGYTELADLIARHFSAADAKEAHNQAVPILLELNRLLPEWADVKYLLARNYGALASLSRDAGQPGEASKKKQDAIELVNEILADDKNNVRYQFLLAKLLGEYSEIVSDLGRAATALPYVQKAIASIEGLIAAQPVGGTKLSPERKMWESQLAQLYGTLGHTSEAAGKKTEAKEAFQKALVIWERLAPASPGDEVVQTALTWSKERLSKLR